The following proteins come from a genomic window of Terribacillus aidingensis:
- the buk gene encoding butyrate kinase, translated as MQKAENRILAINPGSTSTKIGVFDDEHNIFERVIRHDLEDIGGYERVMDQYQFRKQIILDALDFEGINVSKLTAVCARGGLLRPLEGGTYRVNEAMLADLKTGYNGEHASNLGGLIAYEIASSLQIPAFITDPVVVDELDPLARLSGLPGVERKSIFHALNHKAIARKAAAAKDKSYEESNIIVVHLGGGITVGAHHHGRVIDVNNGLSGEGPYTPERAGTVPAGDLIELALSGSYTKDQLMKMLTTKGGFMGYLGTNDGRLIADRIKKGDKEAKMIFEGMVYQTAKEVGAMSVVLSGEVDAIAVTGGLAHDELFILMMKDRVSWIADVLVYPGENELRALTEGALRVMRKEEAAKVYVV; from the coding sequence GTGCAGAAAGCAGAAAACCGTATTTTAGCTATTAATCCAGGTTCTACTTCTACGAAAATCGGTGTGTTTGATGACGAGCATAACATTTTTGAACGAGTGATCCGCCATGATTTAGAAGATATCGGCGGATATGAAAGAGTAATGGATCAGTACCAATTTCGGAAACAAATCATCTTGGATGCATTGGATTTCGAAGGTATTAACGTGTCCAAGCTAACTGCGGTCTGTGCACGCGGCGGACTGCTCCGTCCGCTTGAGGGCGGTACATACCGTGTGAACGAAGCGATGCTTGCTGATCTTAAAACGGGCTATAATGGTGAACATGCCTCCAATTTGGGAGGATTGATTGCTTATGAAATCGCAAGCAGCCTTCAGATACCGGCTTTCATCACCGATCCTGTCGTGGTTGATGAATTGGATCCGCTGGCACGGCTTTCCGGTTTGCCTGGTGTGGAGAGAAAGAGCATCTTCCATGCATTGAACCATAAGGCTATTGCACGAAAAGCGGCAGCTGCCAAAGATAAGAGCTACGAGGAATCGAATATTATTGTCGTTCACCTTGGTGGCGGCATTACTGTCGGTGCGCATCATCATGGACGCGTGATCGATGTGAACAATGGTTTGAGCGGGGAAGGGCCTTATACGCCTGAACGGGCAGGGACAGTTCCTGCCGGAGATTTAATAGAGCTGGCGCTGAGCGGTTCCTACACAAAGGATCAGCTGATGAAAATGCTGACGACCAAGGGCGGATTCATGGGTTACCTCGGTACAAATGATGGAAGACTTATCGCTGACAGGATCAAAAAAGGTGATAAAGAGGCAAAGATGATTTTTGAAGGCATGGTGTATCAAACAGCGAAAGAGGTCGGGGCAATGAGCGTTGTTCTCTCAGGGGAAGTAGATGCCATTGCAGTGACTGGAGGTCTTGCACATGACGAGCTGTTCATCTTGATGATGAAGGATCGGGTGAGCTGGATTGCCGATGTGCTTGTGTATCCAGGCGAAAACGAGCTTCGTGCCCTGACAGAAGGCGCGCTTCGTGTCATGCGAAAAGAAGAAGCGGCGAAAGTTTATGTCGTATAG
- a CDS encoding Glu/Leu/Phe/Val dehydrogenase, translated as MKIFETLEQYDYEQLVLCQDKESGLKAIIAIHDTTLGPALGGTRMWTYATEEEAIVDALRLAKGMTYKNAAAGLNLGGGKTVIIGDPKKDKNEAMFRAFGRYVQSLNGRYITAEDVGTTVEDMELIHTETDFVTGISAESGSSGNPSPVTAYGVYKGIKASAKEAFGDDSLEGKTIAVQGIGNVAYALCEHLHAEGAKLIVTDINKEAVQKAVETFGATAVDPDDIYGVECDIFAPCALGAVINDDTLRVLKAKVVAGAANNQLKEEHHGQILFERGIVYAPDYVINSGGVINVEDELHGYNRERALRKVETIYDSLQRVFEIAKRDDIPTSIAADRMAEERIETMRRSRSQFLRNGHHTLSRR; from the coding sequence ATGAAGATCTTTGAAACGTTGGAACAATACGATTACGAACAGCTAGTCCTTTGCCAGGACAAAGAATCCGGTTTGAAAGCGATCATCGCAATTCATGATACAACTCTCGGTCCGGCTCTTGGCGGTACTAGAATGTGGACTTATGCAACTGAAGAAGAGGCAATCGTTGATGCACTTCGTCTGGCAAAAGGCATGACGTACAAAAATGCTGCAGCTGGACTGAATCTTGGCGGAGGAAAAACGGTTATTATCGGGGATCCGAAAAAAGACAAGAACGAAGCGATGTTCCGTGCATTCGGACGTTACGTACAATCTTTGAATGGACGCTACATTACAGCAGAGGATGTTGGTACTACAGTAGAGGATATGGAACTTATCCATACTGAAACGGATTTCGTAACAGGTATCTCTGCAGAATCTGGATCTTCAGGCAACCCGTCGCCAGTAACAGCTTATGGCGTATACAAAGGAATCAAGGCATCTGCTAAAGAAGCATTTGGTGATGACAGCTTGGAAGGAAAAACAATTGCTGTCCAAGGTATTGGGAATGTTGCTTATGCTTTGTGTGAGCATCTCCATGCAGAAGGTGCCAAGCTGATTGTTACTGACATTAACAAGGAAGCCGTACAAAAAGCAGTAGAAACATTCGGAGCAACAGCGGTAGATCCTGATGATATTTATGGTGTCGAATGTGATATCTTTGCTCCTTGTGCTCTAGGCGCAGTAATCAATGATGATACATTGCGTGTATTGAAAGCGAAAGTAGTAGCTGGAGCTGCGAACAACCAGCTGAAAGAAGAACATCATGGACAGATCCTATTCGAACGCGGCATTGTGTACGCACCAGATTATGTGATCAACTCTGGCGGTGTTATCAACGTTGAGGACGAATTGCATGGCTATAACAGAGAGCGTGCGCTTCGTAAAGTAGAGACAATTTATGACAGCTTGCAGCGCGTATTCGAAATCGCTAAGCGTGATGACATTCCGACTAGTATTGCTGCTGATAGAATGGCTGAAGAAAGAATTGAAACAATGCGCAGATCCAGAAGCCAATTCCTGCGTAACGGTCATCATACTTTAAGCAGAAGATAA
- a CDS encoding phosphate acyltransferase, producing the protein MHKFTALEKMAAAKQGFSIAIAAADDPSILKAVKKATDQQLATFLLYGDIDRLKQYIKEEQLTEEEITCIHASSADRAADMAIEAWKSGKADLLMKGIVSTDVLAGKILKDKTTLKPGSILSQLAIFDIPSYHKLLFLTDAGINIAPSLEIKKKILDNAVSIYVKMLHAEPKIAALAATEKVNSAMPATTDAALLSVMQQRGQIKDCQIDGPLALDSALSAQSAAIKKIDSPVAGDADILMVPEIESGNMLYKSFTYTAGAVSASLLIGTNSPVILTSRADDSTSKYYAICFAIAAASLA; encoded by the coding sequence ATGCATAAGTTTACCGCTCTTGAAAAAATGGCAGCTGCGAAGCAAGGATTTTCGATTGCAATCGCAGCTGCGGACGACCCTTCCATTCTTAAGGCAGTAAAAAAAGCGACCGATCAGCAGCTGGCAACGTTTCTGCTGTATGGAGATATTGACCGGCTAAAGCAGTATATAAAGGAAGAACAGCTGACAGAAGAGGAAATCACGTGTATTCATGCATCATCTGCAGACAGAGCCGCAGATATGGCAATAGAAGCCTGGAAATCAGGCAAAGCGGATTTGCTGATGAAAGGAATTGTCAGTACTGACGTGCTGGCAGGTAAGATATTGAAAGATAAAACGACGCTTAAACCAGGGAGCATCCTGTCCCAGCTCGCCATTTTCGATATTCCTTCTTATCATAAATTGCTTTTCCTGACGGATGCAGGTATAAATATCGCGCCATCGCTGGAGATAAAGAAGAAGATTTTGGATAATGCCGTATCTATCTATGTTAAGATGCTCCACGCAGAACCGAAGATCGCCGCACTTGCCGCTACGGAAAAGGTGAACTCGGCCATGCCGGCGACAACTGATGCGGCGCTGCTATCTGTCATGCAGCAGCGCGGACAGATTAAGGATTGCCAGATTGACGGGCCTCTCGCACTCGATAGTGCATTATCTGCCCAATCTGCTGCCATCAAGAAAATAGATTCACCTGTTGCGGGAGATGCAGACATCCTAATGGTACCGGAAATCGAAAGCGGAAATATGCTTTACAAATCATTCACTTATACAGCAGGAGCCGTAAGTGCTTCTTTACTTATCGGAACAAATTCACCTGTCATCCTTACATCTCGAGCGGACGACAGCACTAGTAAATATTATGCAATATGCTTCGCGATAGCGGCAGCATCACTTGCCTAG
- a CDS encoding sigma 54-interacting transcriptional regulator — MKHLLVVGAGEEAVQFIKLFQRKKGFRIIGMLVKQPSAIVKYQAERLDIPLWKDVIAEALDHVDFVLETSERLADYLEPTTCKAEIISGQSAQLILAFATQEETENTSTYNNQQFRSKTLEYLHEGVLCVNRQDEIIYINEAAEKLLGSKKSQLLGKPIATVMPDSKLPETIRKRERYVDEQLRLPSGIEIVYTCAPMENDQEEVTGAFTVMKRTVDIVALAEKLTDVREVKSMLEAIIDSSQEAISVVDENGIGLIVNPAYTRLTGYTPEQIVGKPAVTDIMEGESLHMQVLRTRRPATGARMRVGKHGKEMMVNAAPIIVDGKLRGSVGVLHDISELHELQDEVQRARKIIRSLENKYTLKDVISDSETMQVTLEQVKFAVNADAPCLLRGDAGVGKGMFAAIIHNESKRRHRPFIRIDCTVGDEESLEKQLFGSLRNSHSTGMIEKSDGGTLFLDDVDGMPLRIQEKLSDFMATGKLQRTSGKSKKVDVRIIVSARHPLERAVFEKRFYEPFFERLKRITIYIPALVERMKDFEGLLSTIVHKQNQLLQCSVQSVSEASIDVLKDKKWFHNVKELETTIAQAMTFMEKTEHVILPKHLQMSSLDQQSLAGTLQEQVENLEKKLIESALRANDFNKKATADQLGVSIRNLYYKMDKYDFDRSGMQDFS, encoded by the coding sequence TTGAAACATTTACTCGTTGTTGGGGCCGGAGAAGAAGCAGTCCAATTCATCAAGCTGTTCCAACGAAAAAAAGGCTTCCGGATAATCGGGATGCTAGTCAAACAGCCTAGCGCCATTGTGAAATATCAAGCTGAGCGATTAGATATCCCTCTTTGGAAAGACGTGATAGCGGAAGCGCTTGATCATGTCGACTTTGTGCTGGAAACATCAGAGAGATTAGCGGATTATCTTGAACCGACTACCTGCAAGGCGGAGATCATATCCGGACAAAGTGCACAGCTGATACTAGCATTCGCAACTCAAGAAGAGACAGAGAATACTTCTACATATAATAACCAGCAGTTTCGCAGTAAAACGCTGGAGTACTTGCATGAGGGGGTCTTGTGCGTCAATCGCCAGGACGAAATTATATATATAAACGAAGCAGCTGAAAAACTGCTTGGCAGCAAGAAGAGTCAATTGTTGGGGAAACCGATAGCAACTGTTATGCCAGATTCCAAGCTGCCAGAAACCATTCGGAAAAGGGAACGTTATGTGGATGAACAGCTAAGACTCCCTTCCGGTATTGAAATTGTCTATACCTGTGCTCCGATGGAAAATGATCAAGAGGAAGTAACCGGTGCTTTTACAGTTATGAAGAGAACGGTCGATATCGTTGCTTTGGCAGAAAAGCTTACTGATGTTAGAGAAGTGAAGTCAATGCTGGAAGCTATCATCGACTCCTCGCAGGAGGCAATCAGTGTCGTAGATGAAAATGGCATTGGTTTGATTGTTAATCCTGCCTATACGCGTCTGACAGGATATACTCCTGAACAGATTGTCGGAAAACCGGCAGTGACAGACATCATGGAAGGGGAGAGCTTGCATATGCAGGTTCTTCGGACACGCAGACCAGCTACGGGTGCCCGGATGCGTGTCGGTAAGCATGGTAAGGAAATGATGGTCAATGCGGCACCAATCATTGTTGATGGGAAACTGCGCGGGAGCGTGGGGGTCCTGCACGATATCTCGGAGCTGCATGAACTGCAGGATGAAGTGCAGCGGGCCCGGAAGATTATCCGCAGTTTGGAAAACAAGTACACACTGAAGGATGTCATATCTGATTCGGAAACGATGCAGGTAACACTTGAACAAGTCAAATTCGCTGTCAATGCGGATGCGCCTTGTCTTTTGCGTGGAGATGCCGGTGTAGGCAAGGGTATGTTTGCAGCTATCATTCATAATGAAAGCAAACGACGTCATCGGCCGTTTATCCGTATCGATTGTACAGTCGGTGATGAAGAGAGTTTGGAAAAACAGCTTTTCGGATCTCTGCGCAACAGTCACTCTACTGGAATGATAGAAAAAAGTGACGGCGGTACGCTGTTTCTTGATGATGTTGATGGTATGCCGCTTCGTATTCAGGAGAAGCTCTCGGATTTCATGGCTACAGGTAAACTGCAGCGCACTTCCGGTAAATCAAAAAAAGTGGACGTCAGGATAATAGTCAGTGCTCGTCATCCTTTAGAACGCGCAGTATTTGAAAAGAGATTTTATGAGCCTTTTTTTGAAAGACTGAAGCGTATAACAATCTATATTCCGGCTTTAGTCGAACGGATGAAAGATTTCGAAGGATTGTTATCCACAATTGTCCACAAGCAGAATCAGCTGCTGCAATGTTCGGTTCAATCTGTTTCTGAAGCATCAATAGACGTATTGAAAGACAAGAAATGGTTCCATAATGTAAAAGAGCTGGAAACAACCATAGCCCAAGCGATGACATTTATGGAGAAGACGGAACATGTTATCCTTCCGAAGCATCTGCAGATGTCTTCCTTGGATCAGCAATCCTTAGCGGGCACGTTACAGGAACAGGTGGAGAACTTGGAGAAGAAGCTGATTGAATCTGCTTTGCGGGCGAACGACTTTAACAAAAAAGCGACGGCAGATCAGCTTGGAGTGTCGATTCGTAATCTATACTATAAGATGGATAAATATGATTTTGATAGAAGTGGCATGCAAGATTTTTCATAA